A genome region from Leifsonia sp. Root112D2 includes the following:
- a CDS encoding ABC transporter ATP-binding protein has protein sequence MSLLDVNDLTLRVPTPHGDKQILNGVSLELDESETLALVGESGSGKSMTARSILRLLPRGSTIGGSITFSGTELTRLEAPGMRQIRRDKIGMIFQDPRAHIDPVRTVGDFLIEGLRLRGVGRSDARKAALAGLDAVRIPRASEQLKAFPHELSGGMLQRVMIASVVLAQPAVILADEPTTALDVTSQAEVLAILDELRREYGLAMVLITHDLDLAAAICHRTAVMSAGRIIEHGLSSQIQNAPREEYTRRLVQDRPSLPPEVVNR, from the coding sequence ATGAGCCTTCTCGACGTGAACGACCTCACACTCAGGGTGCCGACGCCGCACGGAGACAAGCAGATCCTGAACGGTGTCAGCCTCGAGCTCGACGAGTCTGAGACGCTTGCCCTCGTCGGTGAATCCGGGTCGGGAAAATCAATGACGGCGCGGAGCATCCTGCGATTGTTGCCGCGAGGCTCGACGATCGGTGGGTCCATCACGTTCTCCGGCACCGAGCTCACACGACTCGAGGCACCGGGCATGCGCCAGATCCGGCGCGACAAGATTGGCATGATCTTTCAGGATCCGCGTGCGCACATCGACCCCGTACGCACGGTCGGCGACTTTCTCATCGAGGGGCTTCGGCTGCGCGGCGTCGGCCGGTCCGACGCCCGCAAAGCGGCGCTGGCGGGGCTGGACGCCGTGAGAATTCCGCGTGCGTCGGAACAGCTGAAGGCCTTTCCGCACGAGCTCTCGGGTGGGATGTTGCAGCGGGTGATGATCGCATCCGTCGTTCTTGCGCAGCCTGCGGTCATCCTCGCCGACGAGCCCACCACCGCGCTGGACGTCACCAGTCAGGCGGAGGTGCTCGCCATACTCGATGAGCTTCGGCGAGAATACGGACTTGCCATGGTGCTGATCACCCACGACCTCGATCTTGCGGCAGCGATCTGCCACAGGACAGCCGTCATGTCGGCGGGACGCATCATCGAGCACGGGCTGTCCTCCCAGATTCAGAACGCGCCACGGGAGGAGTACACCCGCAGGCTCGTGCAGGACAGACCCTCCCTTCCGCCCGAGGTGGTGAACCGATGA
- a CDS encoding helicase HerA-like domain-containing protein, with protein MTDATAAVEAAKKALEDAQAALKAAQDEAQADAAAPAAEPAADAAAAPSASSGTAGSGAAGPLSEPQVEAIKAGYAFDGPALEMGALVNGDPRADVQIRIPLGMVNRHGLVAGATGTGKTRTLQGLAEQLAAQGVPVFAADIKGDLSGVASPGVSSDKLLARTKGIGQDWQPAATATEYYSLGGVGKGVPIRATIAGFGPTLLSKVLGLNETQESSLGLVFHYADKASLPLLDLEDLRSVLNYLTSDEGKGELVSLGGLSSATVGVILRELITFADDGADVFFGEPEIDTAEFLKTTADGKGVISLLEVPGVQNKPALFSTFLMWLLADLFNDLPEVGDLDKPKLVFFFDEAHLLFKDASKDFLASITQTVRLIRSKGVGIFFVTQTPKDVPSDVLGQLGSRVQHALRAFTPDDAKALKATVSTYPNSGYDLASVLQSLGTGEAVVTVMNEKGAPSPVAWTRLRAPQGLMSPTPDAQIDATVAASPLLAKYGTAIDRDSAREMLGRKMAAATETAKAEQAAAAQADAAAAEAKAQQKASRPTHGSAPSGGAGDVIAGVLKSPLTKTIISGVVAGIFGTRRRR; from the coding sequence ATGACGGATGCGACAGCTGCGGTTGAGGCCGCCAAGAAGGCTTTGGAAGACGCGCAGGCTGCGCTGAAGGCGGCGCAGGACGAGGCGCAGGCGGATGCCGCGGCGCCGGCCGCTGAGCCGGCTGCCGATGCTGCGGCGGCCCCTTCGGCAAGCTCAGGGACCGCAGGCTCAGGAGCCGCAGGCCCGCTCAGCGAGCCCCAAGTGGAGGCCATCAAGGCCGGGTACGCGTTCGACGGACCCGCCCTGGAGATGGGGGCGCTCGTCAACGGTGACCCGCGCGCCGATGTGCAGATACGCATCCCCCTCGGCATGGTGAACCGGCACGGCCTCGTGGCCGGGGCCACCGGCACCGGCAAGACGCGCACGCTGCAGGGCCTGGCCGAGCAACTCGCGGCCCAGGGCGTTCCCGTCTTCGCGGCCGATATCAAGGGCGACCTCTCCGGTGTCGCGAGCCCGGGTGTATCCAGTGACAAGCTGCTGGCCCGCACCAAGGGCATCGGCCAGGACTGGCAGCCGGCCGCCACCGCAACCGAGTACTACAGCCTCGGCGGCGTGGGAAAGGGCGTGCCCATTCGTGCCACCATCGCCGGCTTCGGACCCACCCTGCTCTCGAAGGTGCTCGGGCTCAACGAGACCCAGGAATCGAGCCTCGGTCTGGTGTTCCACTACGCCGACAAGGCGAGCCTGCCCCTGCTCGATCTCGAAGACCTGCGCAGCGTGCTCAACTACCTCACGAGCGACGAGGGCAAGGGCGAACTCGTCAGCCTCGGCGGCCTCTCCAGCGCCACGGTCGGCGTGATCCTGCGCGAGCTGATCACCTTCGCCGATGACGGGGCAGATGTCTTCTTCGGTGAGCCCGAGATCGACACCGCCGAATTCCTCAAGACGACGGCAGACGGCAAGGGCGTCATCAGCCTGCTCGAGGTGCCCGGCGTGCAAAACAAGCCGGCGCTGTTCTCCACCTTTCTCATGTGGCTGCTCGCCGACCTCTTCAACGACCTGCCCGAGGTGGGTGACCTCGACAAGCCCAAGCTCGTGTTCTTCTTCGACGAGGCGCACCTGCTGTTCAAGGATGCATCGAAGGACTTTCTGGCATCCATCACGCAGACGGTGCGGCTGATCCGCTCGAAGGGTGTCGGCATCTTCTTCGTCACGCAGACGCCGAAGGATGTGCCCAGCGACGTGCTCGGGCAGCTGGGGTCACGCGTGCAGCACGCCCTGCGCGCCTTCACCCCCGACGACGCGAAGGCGCTCAAGGCCACGGTTTCCACCTACCCGAACTCGGGCTATGACCTTGCCAGCGTGCTGCAATCGCTGGGCACCGGTGAGGCGGTCGTGACGGTCATGAACGAGAAGGGTGCCCCCAGCCCGGTGGCCTGGACGCGGCTGCGCGCGCCGCAGGGCCTCATGTCGCCGACACCGGATGCTCAGATCGACGCCACCGTCGCCGCGTCGCCGCTGCTGGCGAAGTATGGCACCGCCATCGATCGTGACTCCGCTCGCGAGATGCTCGGCCGCAAGATGGCCGCGGCCACCGAGACGGCGAAGGCGGAGCAGGCGGCCGCGGCTCAGGCGGATGCCGCAGCGGCCGAGGCCAAGGCGCAGCAGAAGGCGTCACGCCCCACGCACGGCTCGGCGCCGTCGGGCGGGGCCGGCGACGTGATTGCCGGGGTGCTGAAGTCGCCGCTCACCAAGACGATCATCAGCGGAGTGGTGGCAGGCATCTTCGGTACCCGCCGCCGCCGGTAG
- a CDS encoding aminoglycoside phosphotransferase family protein: protein MPTADVARYLRRWALEPDGDLFATPSSVLAPVRYRGAAAMLKIATEAEETAGGRLMVWWAGRGAARVFEHKGEAILLERATGIRSLAEMARASDDADAAGMRILCEAAGRLHGITDEPPAGLTPLTVWFRALLDGPAGADPFIDRARTIARELLTAQTEQVVLHGDLHHDNVLDFGGAETGQPGGEWRAIDPKALIGDRAFDYANMLCNPDAASALAPGRLERRVRVIGETAGIERERMLRWCIAWSALSSIWRIQDGVDPGHTLEVGRAAERLLA, encoded by the coding sequence GTGCCCACCGCTGACGTCGCCCGCTATCTGCGCCGGTGGGCGCTCGAGCCCGACGGCGACCTCTTCGCGACCCCGAGCAGCGTGCTCGCACCCGTGCGTTATCGTGGCGCCGCGGCCATGCTGAAGATCGCGACAGAGGCCGAGGAGACGGCCGGCGGGCGGCTCATGGTGTGGTGGGCCGGGCGCGGTGCCGCGCGCGTCTTCGAGCACAAGGGCGAGGCGATTCTGCTGGAGCGGGCCACCGGCATCCGCTCGCTGGCTGAGATGGCCCGCGCGAGCGACGATGCCGATGCCGCGGGCATGCGCATCCTGTGCGAGGCGGCCGGGAGGCTGCACGGCATCACGGACGAACCGCCGGCGGGGCTCACCCCGTTGACCGTCTGGTTTCGCGCGCTGCTCGACGGCCCCGCGGGTGCAGACCCGTTCATCGACCGGGCGCGCACGATAGCGCGCGAGTTGCTGACGGCGCAGACCGAGCAGGTGGTGTTGCACGGCGATCTGCATCACGACAACGTGCTCGATTTCGGCGGCGCCGAGACTGGGCAGCCGGGCGGCGAATGGCGCGCCATCGACCCGAAGGCGCTCATCGGCGACCGCGCATTCGACTACGCCAATATGCTCTGCAATCCGGATGCCGCAAGCGCGCTCGCCCCCGGTCGCCTCGAGCGCCGCGTGCGCGTGATCGGCGAGACCGCTGGCATCGAACGCGAGCGGATGCTGCGCTGGTGCATCGCGTGGAGCGCGCTGAGTTCGATCTGGCGCATCCAGGACGGCGTCGACCCCGGGCACACACTCGAGGTGGGCCGCGCCGCCGAGCGCCTGCTCGCGTAA
- a CDS encoding HtaA domain-containing protein — protein MNDVAARADVGLAWGVKQSFLAYLRSTGDATVAVSSGAAMTRDGEFYFPLESTNEFDAATRRGTIRFGGSVQIDAHFGALSLRLADLSLVIEEQTASLRVNDVASMASPRPFRIADVAVGDAIADGSVLMWRSLPTVLAGDSVMTFGGAYPAGEPMDPLTVRIPAP, from the coding sequence ATGAATGATGTGGCGGCTCGAGCCGATGTGGGCCTGGCGTGGGGAGTCAAGCAGAGCTTTCTCGCGTATCTGCGCTCGACCGGTGACGCGACGGTCGCGGTCTCTTCAGGCGCGGCCATGACGAGAGATGGCGAGTTCTATTTTCCGCTGGAAAGCACGAACGAATTCGATGCGGCCACGCGGCGGGGGACCATCCGCTTCGGCGGTTCGGTTCAGATCGACGCACACTTCGGGGCGCTGAGCCTTCGGCTCGCCGATCTTTCTCTGGTGATCGAGGAGCAGACTGCATCGCTGCGCGTGAACGATGTGGCCTCTATGGCATCGCCGCGCCCCTTTCGAATTGCCGACGTCGCTGTGGGCGACGCCATAGCCGACGGGTCGGTACTGATGTGGCGCTCGCTCCCCACCGTTCTCGCCGGTGACTCCGTGATGACCTTCGGCGGCGCGTACCCGGCCGGCGAGCCGATGGACCCGCTCACGGTGCGAATCCCGGCACCCTGA
- a CDS encoding ABC transporter ATP-binding protein: MNAESDHPTDDRSADDLVVRATELRKAYRVRGRGSQTLAVDGVSFTVGRGESLAIVGESGSGKTTVANMVMGLIQPTSGTVELTGLGSTPGIRRAHERRVRSGYIQLVFQDPYLSLDPRQTVGAALEEVLTLHTELQPDARAARAKELLDAVGLPAEFLTAYPRPLSGGQRQRVAIARALAADPSVIVLDEAVSALDVTVQAQVLRLLARIRAERQVSFIFISHDLAVVNEISDRILVMHRGKVVESGVTQEVMSAPQHPYTKLLMASTPRPGWVPADAVRLRQEFAAALGES; the protein is encoded by the coding sequence ATGAACGCTGAAAGCGATCACCCCACTGATGACCGCTCGGCCGACGATCTCGTCGTGCGCGCGACCGAGTTGCGCAAGGCCTATCGGGTGCGGGGCAGGGGCAGCCAAACGCTGGCCGTCGACGGCGTGTCATTCACGGTTGGACGTGGGGAATCCCTCGCCATCGTCGGTGAGTCGGGATCGGGCAAGACCACCGTTGCCAACATGGTGATGGGCCTCATTCAGCCGACGTCCGGAACCGTGGAACTCACCGGTCTCGGCTCCACGCCCGGCATTCGGCGCGCCCACGAGCGACGGGTTCGATCGGGGTATATCCAGCTCGTCTTTCAGGACCCCTATCTCTCGCTGGATCCTCGGCAGACCGTGGGCGCCGCCCTCGAGGAGGTTCTCACGCTGCACACCGAGCTGCAGCCCGATGCTCGTGCGGCTCGCGCGAAGGAACTGCTGGATGCGGTGGGCCTGCCCGCCGAGTTTCTCACCGCGTATCCGCGGCCGCTTTCCGGTGGTCAGCGTCAACGGGTTGCGATCGCCCGGGCGCTCGCGGCAGACCCGAGCGTGATTGTGCTCGACGAGGCGGTTTCCGCGCTCGATGTGACGGTACAGGCCCAGGTTTTGCGTCTGCTCGCGCGAATCAGGGCAGAGCGCCAGGTCAGCTTCATCTTTATCTCCCACGATTTGGCGGTGGTGAACGAGATCTCTGATCGCATCCTCGTGATGCACAGGGGAAAGGTCGTCGAATCCGGCGTCACGCAGGAGGTGATGTCGGCGCCCCAGCATCCATATACGAAGTTGCTCATGGCGAGCACCCCGCGCCCGGGGTGGGTGCCTGCCGATGCCGTGCGGCTCCGGCAGGAGTTCGCGGCCGCACTTGGGGAGTCCTGA
- a CDS encoding GNAT family N-acetyltransferase, which produces MTTRIRPYRASDRDDVYEVCLRTGAAGTDATGLYSSDELIADVFAGPYLALEPELAFMVDVGDRVAGYVIGVADTRRFVDAYRAEWLPVFAARYPRQAPRPGEQWLVDAGYEPERMIFAGLDEYPAHLHIDLLPELQGQGLGRTLIRTLLEALRERGVPALHLGLAAENTAARAFYDRVGFHELRSSTPESPVLGIATDAAV; this is translated from the coding sequence ATGACGACGCGCATCCGCCCCTACCGTGCGAGCGACCGCGACGACGTCTACGAGGTGTGCCTGCGCACGGGGGCGGCGGGCACGGATGCGACGGGTCTCTATTCGAGCGACGAGCTCATTGCCGATGTCTTCGCCGGCCCTTATCTCGCGCTGGAGCCGGAACTCGCGTTCATGGTCGACGTGGGTGACCGCGTGGCCGGGTACGTCATCGGGGTGGCCGACACGCGTCGATTCGTGGACGCGTACCGGGCCGAGTGGCTTCCGGTCTTCGCCGCCCGGTACCCGCGTCAGGCGCCGAGGCCGGGGGAGCAGTGGCTGGTCGATGCCGGCTACGAGCCCGAGCGGATGATCTTCGCCGGTCTAGACGAGTACCCCGCTCATCTGCACATCGACCTGCTGCCCGAACTGCAGGGGCAGGGGCTGGGCCGCACCCTGATTCGCACGCTGCTCGAGGCACTGCGCGAGCGTGGAGTGCCGGCGCTGCATCTCGGACTGGCGGCAGAGAACACCGCGGCGCGCGCTTTCTACGATCGCGTGGGCTTTCACGAGTTGCGCTCGAGCACGCCCGAGAGCCCGGTGCTCGGCATTGCAACGGATGCTGCGGTGTAG
- a CDS encoding ABC transporter permease, giving the protein MVRFIAGRLAYTVGTLLVASFLIFAGMQLAPGSPLVALSGGRALTAEQAAALTARYHLDEPFFARFFSWWGDLLHGDLGLSIVQNDTVAHIIGSRVGVSATLVIMASVLLIVVGVSLGLLAAFAPGWVGQSISWATTIALATPPFFYAIVFISVFGVGLRWFPVFGGGDPGLDMIWHLTLPAIALALADCALLTRIVRNSAQEESRKEFVDTARARGMREGSIIRRHVLRNSLVPAVTIAGLSVAALVGGTAVIETVFGIQGIGSLLITSAESKDLAVVQVLSLSIVAIFLLTSLLVDVLYRYLDPRMAAVVTS; this is encoded by the coding sequence GTGGTGAGATTCATTGCCGGTCGACTGGCATACACCGTCGGCACCCTCCTCGTTGCGTCCTTCCTGATCTTCGCGGGCATGCAGCTCGCCCCGGGCTCACCGCTGGTGGCACTGAGCGGAGGGCGCGCCCTCACCGCGGAGCAGGCCGCGGCGCTCACCGCCCGGTATCACCTCGATGAACCGTTCTTTGCGCGTTTCTTCTCCTGGTGGGGCGATCTTCTGCATGGGGACCTGGGGCTCTCGATCGTGCAGAATGACACGGTCGCCCACATCATCGGCTCACGCGTGGGAGTCTCGGCAACGCTCGTGATCATGGCCAGCGTGCTGCTGATAGTCGTGGGAGTCTCGCTGGGTCTCCTCGCTGCTTTCGCGCCGGGCTGGGTCGGGCAGAGCATCTCCTGGGCCACGACCATCGCCCTGGCGACCCCGCCGTTCTTCTACGCGATAGTGTTCATCAGCGTGTTCGGCGTCGGTCTGCGCTGGTTTCCGGTGTTCGGTGGCGGCGACCCCGGCCTGGATATGATCTGGCATCTGACACTGCCGGCAATTGCCCTGGCGCTCGCCGACTGCGCGCTCCTGACGCGCATCGTGCGCAACAGCGCCCAGGAAGAGTCTCGCAAGGAGTTCGTCGATACCGCCCGGGCGCGAGGAATGCGAGAGGGAAGCATCATTCGGCGCCACGTTCTTCGCAACTCGCTCGTGCCTGCCGTGACCATCGCCGGGCTGAGCGTTGCGGCCCTGGTCGGAGGAACGGCCGTGATCGAGACGGTCTTCGGCATCCAGGGCATCGGCAGCCTGCTCATCACCTCGGCCGAGAGCAAGGACCTTGCCGTGGTTCAGGTGCTCAGTCTCAGCATCGTGGCGATCTTTCTGCTCACCAGCCTTCTCGTGGATGTGCTCTATCGATACCTCGATCCCCGGATGGCGGCGGTGGTGACCTCATGA
- a CDS encoding ABC transporter permease: MTFTFQPASVRGGSFRHRHDVLLYGSGAVIVLLVIVAVLAPWITPYDPEAGDILTGFAPPSPEHWLGTDSAGRDMLSRLIAGSQSSLLGAALVTLIAGVLGSGLAVVMAWKGGWFDSGMMAALAVLFAFPGAIMAILAATLFGPSLWTAIVTTAIPMTPAIARVVRSETLRQRSMPYISTAWLQGLSGWRVSTRHLLPNVAPIIVAQLATIFGYAMLGIATLSFLGLGIRPPAADWGVMISDGKASVLQGHPAESLWAGIMIIIAVMAFTVFADALTARFGRRSQ, translated from the coding sequence ATGACGTTCACCTTCCAGCCGGCATCCGTTCGTGGGGGCTCCTTTCGCCATCGTCACGATGTGTTGCTGTACGGATCAGGCGCAGTCATCGTGCTGCTGGTCATCGTGGCGGTGCTCGCGCCATGGATCACCCCATACGATCCGGAGGCGGGCGACATTCTCACGGGCTTCGCGCCGCCCAGCCCCGAGCATTGGTTGGGCACGGACTCCGCGGGACGCGACATGCTCTCCCGCCTCATCGCGGGTTCGCAGTCATCGCTGTTGGGAGCAGCCCTCGTGACGCTGATCGCCGGCGTGCTCGGCTCCGGGCTCGCCGTGGTCATGGCGTGGAAGGGCGGATGGTTCGATTCCGGCATGATGGCGGCGCTCGCCGTGCTCTTCGCATTTCCCGGGGCAATCATGGCGATCCTTGCAGCGACGCTGTTCGGTCCCAGCCTGTGGACGGCCATCGTGACAACGGCCATTCCGATGACGCCGGCTATAGCGCGCGTGGTGCGCAGCGAGACGCTTCGACAGCGCTCGATGCCGTACATCAGCACGGCCTGGCTGCAGGGGCTGTCGGGCTGGCGCGTCAGCACCCGTCACCTGCTACCGAACGTTGCGCCGATCATCGTGGCGCAGCTCGCGACAATCTTCGGTTACGCCATGCTCGGCATAGCCACCCTGTCCTTCCTGGGGCTGGGCATTCGACCGCCCGCAGCGGACTGGGGCGTGATGATCTCCGACGGAAAGGCCTCCGTGCTGCAGGGTCACCCGGCCGAGTCACTCTGGGCGGGAATCATGATCATCATTGCGGTGATGGCCTTCACGGTCTTCGCCGACGCGCTCACCGCACGGTTCGGCAGGCGATCCCAATGA